DNA sequence from the Myxocyprinus asiaticus isolate MX2 ecotype Aquarium Trade chromosome 3, UBuf_Myxa_2, whole genome shotgun sequence genome:
CCGTCATTCCCATCCCGCGGCGGGTCCGCTCCTTCCACGGCCCTCACACCACCTGCATGCATTCTGCCTGCGGCCCGGCACGCACCGCTCAGCTCGTACGCACCAAGTACAACAACTTCGACCTGTACCTGAAGTCCCGATGGATGTATAGTTTCGTCCGCTTCCTTCTCTACTTCAGCTGCAGCCTTTTCACCTCGCTGCTGTGGGTGGCGCTGTCCGCTGTCTTCTGCGTGCAGTACGTCAGTGTGCACGTTTTCCTTCGCCTTCAGTACAAACTGTCCGTCATTCTCCTGCTGCTGGGCCACAGACAACTGGACTTTGGCATTGTCAATGATCTCTTCATATACAGCATGCACGTGACCATGTTTCTGATTGGGGGACTGGGCTGGTGTTTCATGGTCTTTGTAGATATGTAATGTTCTGACTGGTTGAATGACAATTAATATTGTTCACACACTTTATGTTATCAAATGCCCTTTGATTTGCTGTATAAGCATGAAGATCTTGGCAGATCTTAATAATAATGGGCACATTTGTTGTGACACtcaatttaaaggtgctgtgagtGATATCAGCCATTTTGCAAACTTAACCACTGAATTAGACCACCTCCATTGCTCCAACTACACATCCGCTCTCCAAAACCCTGACCTTCAAAGAGATGTTAGCAAACCCCATCACATAAAAGGCAAAGAGGCAGATGCTATAATCGGAATGGCATAGTACCATGCTACTCTCCACAGTCCTATGgtttcaatcacacacacacaggacaacGTGCAACGCATTGTCATtttaagtataaaatgagctctgaataaccactaaaagacaaataactgaaagttacatcaaataaaataacagtagtGTATCTAAAATTggcaagaagtaaagctaagcagtacactctaatctgcataatttattcataacacAAAGCATTGCTGGGAATTGGAGCGCAGCTTCTTATAACAGCATTATTAGACACAGATCTTCAGCtcaccttgctgaataatgtgAACACCCGACAGAAACGCAGGaaataagttatgaaaaatattgctttgtggctatttgagtctttgagactTATTTTGtataaaggatagcagaaacagcgcttgtcaaatcattagggcttttcaagttttctcaagaataatctgctggggaaggaattcagacactgtcgatataaagacgcaaaaaactcacatagagtgaaaatatgagcaattcatCTGCAAAGAGctctgctctctaagaggtatgtgtttattctttacgtttgtttacaaaaatatatatttcgaggtgttgtgtttataggccctatttaaaatatgtaattttatttataataatttctacatatatgagtccatttttaacattaataatgttataagttaacattagttaatacaatatgaactaacatgaacaaacaataaacaattatatttttataaattgacattagccaagattaataaatgcctcTAATAAAGGcattggtttatttgtacttctagaaaaaatTTGAAAGGTATATTCAAAATAAGGTgataaaatggtgacttgtcacagcatctaaaatacacatattcccttatgcatgcatgtacattttgaCCTAACATCTTCATGTTAGGAAAAAAGCTATTGGACATGTTATTCGTCATCTACTGAGCTATACATtatagtgcttcttttttagtgctttctattaaaaagtcatgtttgcagtggttctagGATGTTTCGCCTAGGGCCCTACAAACCCACGGGCCAGCCCTGCTGTTCTTGCTATTAAGTGCAATACATAGATTGTATACTGTGTAGAGGTCAACCAATATTGGATTTTTCAGATAATGATAACTAAGGTGTTGGAAGAAAGCCGATAACCGATCAATAagttgatagtttttaaaaacgatatatttaatgtttttgtgtatctgaaataccaaaaataaccagaaaataagatttggtgcataatgcgggacttttaactataaacaagccagaTACAcagtggactcttattttgaaatgtttccatCAAAATTATCATGGATTTAACATTCAATCAAGTATATGTAAATAAACGTTCAGTAATGTCTATGCTTCATATAGCTTatttattcaccagatgaaggattTCATACTACTGATTTTTGCTAATAAAAGCAACTATCAGTgccaattaatctgcaaaaattATAAATTGATTGAACTCTAATACTGTGCAGAGAATACAAATTTTATATATGCATTTAATTAACAGATAACCTTCTACATTTGCCAATATTTGCAGAATACAACCAAAACACACTAACTGCTGGATATACTGTGTAATATCTGCCACCATCTCttttttgcttaattttatgGTCGGACCAACAAATGTTATgacatggt
Encoded proteins:
- the LOC127422925 gene encoding transmembrane protein 250-like encodes the protein MPVIPIPRRVRSFHGPHTTCMHSACGPARTAQLVRTKYNNFDLYLKSRWMYSFVRFLLYFSCSLFTSLLWVALSAVFCVQYVSVHVFLRLQYKLSVILLLLGHRQLDFGIVNDLFIYSMHVTMFLIGGLGWCFMVFVDM